One Fretibacterium sp. OH1220_COT-178 genomic region harbors:
- a CDS encoding cell division ATP-binding protein FtsE, protein MKISFSGITKIFAPDIIALRDVNLTIEKGEFVYIVGATGSGKSTLLRLITRELLPSRGNVFVDDVNLRKMRTADIPYYRRDVGLVAQDFKLIPHLTVYENVAFVMEAMAVPSKMVEYRANKVIEQVGLWRRRHMKTTQLSGGEQQRVAIARALANSPSLFIADEPTGNLDFRTAADVMKILFAINAAGVTVVMSTHNHYIVDSCRQRVVELEAGRLIRDEKAGRYHLDDDF, encoded by the coding sequence ATGAAGATCAGTTTTTCGGGGATCACCAAGATTTTCGCCCCCGACATCATCGCTCTGAGGGATGTGAACCTCACCATCGAAAAGGGAGAGTTCGTCTATATCGTCGGAGCCACGGGGTCCGGGAAGTCGACGCTTTTGCGCCTGATTACGCGTGAGCTTCTGCCCTCCCGGGGCAACGTGTTCGTCGACGACGTCAATCTTCGCAAGATGAGGACGGCGGACATTCCCTATTACAGAAGAGACGTCGGGCTGGTGGCCCAGGATTTCAAACTGATTCCCCACCTCACCGTCTACGAGAATGTGGCCTTCGTCATGGAGGCCATGGCCGTCCCGAGCAAGATGGTGGAGTACCGGGCGAACAAGGTCATCGAGCAGGTGGGGCTTTGGCGCCGGCGACACATGAAGACCACCCAGCTTTCGGGCGGCGAGCAGCAGCGGGTCGCCATTGCTCGTGCCCTGGCGAATTCGCCGTCGCTTTTCATCGCGGATGAACCGACGGGAAACCTGGATTTCCGGACCGCTGCCGACGTGATGAAAATTCTCTTTGCGATCAATGCGGCGGGGGTGACGGTCGTGATGTCCACGCACAATCATTACATCGTCGACTCGTGCCGCCAGAGGGTCGTCGAGCTCGAGGCCGGTCGGCTGATTCGGGACGAGAAGGCCGGGAGGTACCATTTGGATGACGACTTTTAA
- a CDS encoding cell division protein FtsX yields the protein MTTFKYILRDMGRLIVRHWVLGLLTLVTASVMLWILGLTTLFALNIETFLTKLEGELVVQVFLKKGSEVERVAERIRLMKSVADLQAFSPDESLAKLQAKMGSQTRALSQIGANPIPWNFKVRVRSARDVDPLVRNLMAMPEVDDVIYAGTVVQRVSALSRVASRVAMMMFALSIVVTSLVVYNTIHISLYSRREEIGIMYLVGATRSYIATPFVLQGTLLLLLGAVAAVAGLVLTYLPGIRILQENLPFLSLANDPQLLGRFCVLLVSFGATLGWVCSCIVVARFMHAATTPQ from the coding sequence ATGACGACTTTTAAATATATTCTGAGGGACATGGGACGTCTTATCGTCCGTCATTGGGTTTTGGGGTTGCTCACCCTCGTCACGGCCTCGGTGATGCTCTGGATTTTGGGGCTGACGACGCTCTTTGCCCTGAACATAGAGACCTTCCTGACCAAGCTGGAGGGCGAGCTGGTGGTCCAGGTTTTCCTCAAGAAGGGCAGCGAGGTGGAGCGGGTTGCGGAACGCATCCGGCTCATGAAATCGGTGGCGGACCTCCAGGCATTCTCCCCGGACGAGTCCCTGGCCAAGCTTCAGGCCAAAATGGGAAGTCAGACGCGGGCTCTCTCGCAGATCGGTGCGAACCCCATTCCCTGGAACTTCAAGGTTCGTGTCCGCAGCGCAAGGGATGTCGATCCCCTGGTTCGGAACCTCATGGCGATGCCGGAAGTCGACGACGTGATTTATGCGGGGACCGTCGTCCAGAGGGTTTCGGCGCTTTCGCGTGTGGCCTCGCGTGTGGCCATGATGATGTTTGCCCTGTCGATTGTCGTTACCTCGTTGGTGGTCTACAACACGATTCACATCTCCCTCTACTCGCGCCGGGAGGAAATTGGCATCATGTATCTCGTAGGGGCGACGCGGAGCTACATCGCCACGCCCTTCGTGCTGCAAGGGACCCTTCTGCTTCTCCTGGGCGCGGTTGCAGCGGTGGCCGGGCTCGTTTTGACCTATCTGCCGGGCATTCGAATTCTGCAGGAGAACCTTCCTTTTCTCTCCCTGGCAAACGATCCTCAGTTGCTCGGCCGTTTCTGCGTGCTCCTGGTGAGTTTTGGGGCCACGTTGGGCTGGGTGTGCAGCTGCATCGTCGTGGCACGCTTCATGCATGCCGCGACGACGCCCCAGTGA
- a CDS encoding murein hydrolase activator EnvC family protein: MSDIDARIAEEEQRRKRLEGRISDYRTRIRELTTKVDTLLGQIDRLQQNEAVAGQELSLLELQRRKVQEDIAFLNAEMARERIKLNELVDRLQNRVVDMYKYGETEELNLLFGSASTFEALESLHLLRMLSRHDELLLMQLQDRMREMELSRRTMDDHRARLVKQGEALKAQRIRYRGSIQQTNNFIGNIRKQKALAEKAAREMEAAQKAVGHTILTLMRRKKEREAQAPQVKGRRGGGDYLAGRGRGSMFDWPVRGPITSAFGRRVHPIFKTKSFHSGIDISAPPGTAVAAAASGEVLFDGWLRGYGQVVILDHGRNYSTVYAHLSSTAVREGQVVQAGRTIGRVGKTGTTTGYHLHFEVRVGSEVKNPLDYLKR, from the coding sequence GTGTCGGATATCGACGCCCGGATTGCCGAGGAGGAGCAAAGACGCAAGAGGCTGGAGGGGCGGATCAGCGATTACCGGACCCGTATTCGGGAGCTGACCACCAAGGTCGACACGCTTCTGGGACAGATCGATCGGCTGCAGCAGAACGAGGCGGTTGCGGGGCAGGAACTCTCCCTGCTCGAACTCCAAAGGCGCAAGGTTCAGGAGGACATCGCCTTTTTGAACGCCGAGATGGCCCGCGAGCGGATAAAGCTGAACGAGCTCGTCGACCGGCTGCAGAACAGAGTCGTGGACATGTACAAGTATGGGGAGACGGAGGAGTTGAACCTGCTTTTCGGTTCCGCCAGCACCTTCGAGGCGCTCGAGTCCCTTCACCTTTTGAGAATGCTCTCCCGTCACGACGAGCTTCTCCTGATGCAGCTGCAGGATCGCATGAGGGAGATGGAGCTTTCCCGGAGGACGATGGATGATCATCGGGCGCGCCTTGTGAAGCAGGGCGAGGCCCTCAAGGCCCAACGGATACGTTACAGGGGCTCGATTCAGCAGACGAACAATTTTATCGGCAATATTCGCAAGCAGAAGGCCTTGGCCGAGAAGGCGGCTCGCGAGATGGAGGCGGCTCAGAAGGCTGTGGGGCACACCATCCTGACGCTGATGCGCCGTAAGAAGGAGCGGGAGGCTCAGGCGCCGCAGGTGAAGGGGCGGAGGGGCGGAGGCGACTACCTCGCCGGGCGGGGACGGGGCTCCATGTTCGACTGGCCCGTCAGAGGTCCGATCACCAGCGCCTTTGGCCGTCGCGTCCACCCGATTTTCAAGACGAAGTCCTTTCACTCCGGAATCGACATCTCGGCTCCTCCGGGAACCGCCGTTGCGGCCGCAGCCTCGGGAGAGGTTCTGTTCGATGGATGGCTGCGGGGCTACGGCCAGGTTGTCATCCTGGATCATGGGCGGAATTACTCCACCGTCTATGCGCACCTCTCCTCGACGGCCGTGCGTGAGGGGCAGGTCGTTCAGGCGGGGAGGACGATCGGCAGGGTCGGAAAGACCGGGACGACGACGGGCTACCACCTGCATTTCGAGGTGCGTGTGGGCAGTGAGGTCAAGAATCCGCTGGACTACCTCAAGAGATAG
- a CDS encoding murein hydrolase activator EnvC family protein gives MMTVLRIFFVAALLLFFQGDTSAAPPTEAELFEMRNLDAQIAIQERARKTLSRQIEQYNASARKKAKEARSLLGKLTKLRQEAQLASTRIELLELQSKRLQGSMAELNRDIARTSDSMKSLIEELDDRILDIYKYGSREELNLLLSAENTHEAIAMAYMLDRLSKQDQMIVEELSGKMKDLERAKATLEKNRVQMARQTEELTKQRDHYHSTIARTNALLREAQGQRQKAEAAAREMEAVQREIGQKILFLLQSRGIKKRPDPSPAEGQKKPPQQDYSYLAQGSQLDWPLRGPVIMPFGSRNHPVFRTKVFNSGIDIRAAAGAPVKAAGPGEVLFCGWLRGLGRIVIVNHGSNLSTVYAHLGTTAVNEGDAVRSGTLLGTVGNTGTSNEYSLHFEVRYGGSAKDPLRYLRRI, from the coding sequence ATGATGACGGTTTTGCGGATTTTTTTTGTGGCGGCGCTTCTTTTGTTCTTTCAGGGCGACACGTCTGCGGCGCCCCCGACCGAGGCGGAATTGTTCGAGATGAGAAATCTGGACGCCCAGATCGCGATTCAGGAGCGGGCGAGAAAAACCCTGAGCCGTCAGATAGAGCAGTACAATGCAAGCGCCCGAAAGAAGGCGAAGGAAGCGCGCAGCCTCCTCGGAAAGCTGACCAAGCTGCGCCAGGAGGCACAGCTTGCGAGCACGAGAATCGAGCTCCTGGAACTTCAGTCCAAGCGCCTTCAGGGCTCGATGGCCGAGCTCAACCGGGACATCGCCAGGACGAGCGACTCGATGAAATCGCTGATCGAGGAACTTGATGACCGCATACTCGATATCTACAAATACGGGTCCCGTGAAGAATTGAATCTTCTGCTCTCGGCGGAGAACACGCATGAGGCCATCGCAATGGCCTACATGCTGGATCGGTTGTCCAAACAGGATCAGATGATCGTCGAAGAACTTTCGGGAAAGATGAAGGATCTGGAGCGGGCAAAGGCCACCTTGGAGAAGAACAGGGTCCAGATGGCGCGTCAAACGGAGGAACTCACAAAACAGCGCGATCACTATCACTCCACGATTGCCCGGACGAACGCCCTGCTGCGGGAGGCCCAGGGACAAAGACAAAAGGCCGAGGCGGCTGCGCGGGAGATGGAGGCCGTACAGCGGGAAATCGGGCAGAAGATCCTCTTCCTTCTGCAGAGCCGGGGGATAAAAAAGCGCCCCGATCCTTCCCCTGCCGAAGGGCAGAAAAAGCCGCCTCAGCAGGATTATTCTTATCTGGCTCAGGGGTCGCAGCTGGACTGGCCCCTTCGTGGCCCCGTGATCATGCCCTTCGGATCGAGAAATCATCCTGTATTCAGGACGAAGGTCTTCAATTCCGGCATCGACATCCGGGCCGCCGCAGGGGCACCTGTGAAGGCGGCTGGACCGGGCGAGGTGTTGTTCTGTGGCTGGCTTCGGGGTCTGGGACGTATCGTGATCGTGAACCACGGCAGCAATCTCTCCACCGTCTACGCCCATCTGGGCACGACTGCGGTGAACGAGGGGGATGCGGTGCGTTCAGGAACCCTTCTGGGAACGGTGGGCAACACGGGGACTTCCAACGAATACAGTCTGCATTTCGAAGTGCGCTATGGAGGTTCGGCGAAGGATCCCCTGCGGTACTTGAGAAGGATTTAG
- a CDS encoding S41 family peptidase yields MVRKSKKGLWCIAWLCILLTAAGMGNFYMESAGAADLNELERLSPFNARSLWLLRQARAIIETYQVDAASKPVPEDELLHGAMKGMVEAWKDPYTRFVAPDQLKDEEIEMEGRYGGLGMYIGERDGRILVISPMEDSPAERVGLKPKDQIVKVDEEVVLGWDSQRVVQRLRGKPDTKVTLWVRRDGEEELLKFELTREIIKLKSVRYEMLSDDIGYLRLTQFKQKTDEEARDALKDLMKKGARGLVLDLRNNGGGLLDVSVRISGMFLKGGPVVETRGRAEKANEKYSANPALFLTAMPMTVLINGGSASASEIVAGALLDRGRASLVGEKSFGKGSVQTLFPLTDGSGLYVTIARYHTPSGRVIDHVGLSPTIEVKGEPDKDKSKDAQLQRAVAEVKKLLAKDSGGGAKK; encoded by the coding sequence ATGGTAAGGAAGAGCAAAAAGGGATTGTGGTGCATTGCGTGGCTGTGCATCCTCTTGACGGCCGCGGGGATGGGGAATTTTTATATGGAGAGCGCGGGGGCTGCGGACCTGAACGAACTAGAGCGCCTGTCCCCTTTCAATGCCCGCTCGCTTTGGCTCCTGCGCCAGGCGAGGGCCATTATCGAGACCTATCAGGTGGATGCCGCTTCGAAGCCCGTCCCCGAGGACGAGTTGCTGCACGGCGCGATGAAGGGCATGGTGGAAGCCTGGAAGGATCCCTACACCCGTTTCGTGGCTCCCGATCAGCTCAAGGACGAGGAGATCGAGATGGAGGGCCGCTACGGCGGTCTGGGCATGTACATCGGGGAACGGGACGGCAGAATTTTGGTCATCAGCCCGATGGAGGACTCTCCCGCAGAGCGTGTGGGGCTCAAGCCCAAGGACCAGATCGTCAAGGTGGACGAGGAGGTCGTGCTGGGGTGGGACTCCCAGAGAGTGGTTCAGCGCCTGCGCGGCAAGCCGGACACGAAGGTGACCCTCTGGGTGCGCCGGGACGGTGAGGAGGAGCTTTTGAAATTCGAGCTGACCCGGGAGATCATCAAGCTCAAATCGGTCCGGTACGAGATGCTTTCGGACGACATCGGCTACCTCCGTCTGACGCAGTTCAAGCAGAAGACGGACGAGGAGGCTCGTGACGCCCTGAAGGACTTGATGAAGAAGGGGGCCAGGGGTCTGGTCCTCGATCTGCGCAACAATGGCGGTGGCCTGCTGGACGTCTCCGTCCGGATCAGCGGGATGTTTCTCAAGGGCGGCCCCGTCGTCGAGACCCGAGGGCGGGCGGAGAAGGCCAACGAGAAGTATTCCGCAAACCCCGCGCTTTTTCTGACCGCCATGCCGATGACGGTCCTGATCAATGGGGGCAGCGCCAGTGCCTCCGAAATCGTGGCCGGTGCGCTCCTGGACAGAGGGCGCGCGTCCCTGGTCGGTGAGAAAAGTTTTGGCAAGGGATCGGTGCAGACGCTCTTTCCCCTGACCGACGGTTCGGGCCTCTACGTCACCATCGCCAGGTACCATACGCCCTCGGGCCGGGTCATCGATCACGTGGGGCTCTCGCCGACCATCGAGGTGAAGGGCGAGCCCGACAAGGACAAGAGCAAGGACGCTCAGCTTCAGAGGGCCGTAGCGGAGGTCAAGAAATTGCTGGCTAAGGACTCCGGAGGGGGCGCAAAAAAATGA
- a CDS encoding adenylosuccinate synthase translates to MKKSKVDLLIGAQWGDEGKGKVVDMMGADVDVFVRYQGGANAGHTVIVNGQKVVFHLLPSGMLYPGKLCIIGNGLVLDPEQFLAENAGLHERGQDRARLVVSPHAHVVMPYHKILDRAQEAARGKGRQIGTTGRGIGPCYVDKYARNGLRVEDLLDPDLLREKLVPLMEEKNQLLTRLYNEKPIPFDEVYEPAREWGKALAPYVDDVVRLLRAAVDAGRHILLEGAQAVLLDVDHGTYPYVTSSSTIAAGAFTGTGLAPCDLTRVIAVVKAYTTRVGEGPMPTEERGEIGELLRRRGGEFGATTGRSRRCGWLDMMGLKYSMELNGVDVLALTKLDVLSGMDRIRICSGYEYDGRRLDRFPTSSRVLEEVVPVYETLPGWKEDISGCTSFESLPDAAQNFVRFIEAQLDVPVKLIGVGPDRAQTIDRGL, encoded by the coding sequence GTGAAAAAAAGTAAGGTCGATTTGCTCATAGGCGCCCAATGGGGCGATGAGGGCAAGGGCAAGGTCGTCGACATGATGGGGGCGGACGTGGATGTCTTCGTCCGTTATCAGGGAGGAGCGAACGCGGGGCATACGGTGATCGTGAACGGCCAGAAGGTCGTTTTTCACCTCCTTCCCTCAGGGATGCTCTATCCTGGGAAACTCTGTATCATCGGGAACGGGCTGGTCCTAGACCCCGAACAGTTTTTGGCGGAGAACGCGGGGCTTCACGAGAGGGGGCAGGATCGGGCCCGCCTTGTCGTCAGTCCCCACGCCCACGTTGTGATGCCCTATCATAAGATCTTGGACAGGGCTCAGGAGGCGGCACGGGGCAAGGGGCGTCAAATCGGGACGACAGGGCGTGGAATCGGTCCCTGTTACGTCGATAAGTACGCGCGGAACGGACTGCGCGTCGAAGACCTGCTGGATCCGGATCTCCTGAGGGAAAAGCTGGTTCCGCTCATGGAGGAGAAGAATCAGCTTCTCACACGCCTCTATAACGAGAAGCCCATCCCGTTCGACGAGGTTTACGAGCCGGCCCGGGAGTGGGGAAAGGCCTTGGCTCCTTACGTCGACGATGTCGTTCGCCTCCTCAGGGCGGCCGTGGATGCAGGGCGGCATATCCTGCTCGAAGGGGCTCAGGCGGTTTTGCTGGATGTCGACCATGGGACTTACCCTTATGTGACGAGCTCCTCGACCATCGCTGCCGGAGCCTTTACCGGGACGGGGCTTGCCCCCTGCGACCTGACCCGCGTGATCGCCGTCGTCAAGGCATATACGACAAGGGTGGGGGAGGGGCCCATGCCCACCGAGGAACGCGGCGAGATCGGAGAGCTCCTTCGCCGGAGGGGGGGGGAGTTCGGGGCCACCACAGGCCGCTCCCGACGTTGCGGATGGTTGGATATGATGGGGCTCAAGTACTCCATGGAGCTGAACGGGGTGGACGTGCTCGCCCTGACGAAGCTGGACGTTCTCTCCGGGATGGATCGGATACGGATCTGCTCCGGGTACGAATACGATGGCAGGAGGCTCGACCGCTTTCCCACCTCCAGCCGGGTGTTGGAGGAGGTCGTCCCCGTGTACGAAACCCTTCCGGGATGGAAGGAGGATATCTCGGGCTGTACGTCGTTCGAATCCCTTCCCGACGCGGCACAGAACTTTGTGCGCTTTATCGAGGCCCAACTGGACGTCCCCGTGAAGCTCATCGGCGTTGGACCGGATCGCGCTCAGACCATCGACAGGGGCCTTTGA
- a CDS encoding GNAT family N-acetyltransferase → MNGLSPHPWPESAIVGDLADPSVPGTASGGPSYLGAFALSAGSRLLGYAAMGHEDRFALLMGLVVRPEYRRRGIGTQLVLAVAECARSIGRTRLILRVRESNFPARSLYERLSFRRETTCVRYYSDGENAVRMGLPLVPGFPGLWTG, encoded by the coding sequence GTGAACGGATTGTCCCCCCACCCCTGGCCGGAATCCGCCATTGTCGGGGATTTGGCGGATCCCTCCGTCCCGGGGACCGCTTCCGGCGGTCCCTCTTATCTGGGGGCCTTTGCCCTCTCCGCCGGCTCCCGGCTTTTGGGGTACGCGGCAATGGGGCATGAGGACCGTTTTGCGCTCCTTATGGGGCTCGTCGTGCGTCCGGAATACCGTCGACGGGGGATAGGGACTCAATTGGTCCTGGCCGTCGCGGAGTGCGCCCGGTCCATCGGGCGGACGCGTCTGATCCTTCGGGTGCGGGAATCGAACTTTCCCGCACGGTCGTTGTACGAGAGGCTCTCCTTTCGAAGGGAGACGACGTGCGTTCGCTATTACTCGGATGGGGAAAACGCGGTGCGGATGGGTTTGCCCCTTGTCCCGGGATTTCCTGGCCTATGGACAGGATGA
- a CDS encoding class II fructose-bisphosphate aldolase — MNVNGGAWQAMLERRPLNVGALWGNEGAGLVSGRDVFAACREMGCVALAANCRHPLTAKGVLRAAKKLGAAVVLELAKSENSYCYGTFDNLPHCAVKYSGEMGDGVVFAMHVDHYGIKNRGDLVKAVGHIPHLVSNGWTSFAVDASHLDDYDNLMATRDVAMSIPAYLGLEVEVGEIKGPGELTTVEEALYFIGGLNAWGIYPDLLAISNGSLHGTYDAGSGQHEGIDLNRTREIADAIRPYGVSIAQHGISGTPLDKVGEFHKFGIHKGNVATLFQNVLFGLRMDPETGNADTSTGAYVKEADRGISEGLWERMVAWADQEKMSRKSGDYKRANLPFGEAIQSEPERIQDRIVDETEEWATRLIRAMRSEGSAEKVLEIIGRRSDHNGAPERRPLHPRSEYGADRAPNRQKTQGDFDD, encoded by the coding sequence ATGAACGTCAACGGCGGTGCCTGGCAGGCGATGTTGGAACGCAGACCTCTGAACGTCGGAGCTCTGTGGGGGAACGAGGGCGCAGGGTTGGTGAGCGGGCGCGATGTCTTTGCCGCCTGCCGGGAGATGGGGTGCGTCGCCCTGGCGGCGAACTGCCGGCATCCTCTGACCGCGAAAGGGGTACTGAGGGCGGCCAAGAAGCTGGGTGCCGCCGTGGTGCTGGAGCTTGCCAAATCGGAGAACTCCTATTGCTACGGGACCTTCGACAACCTGCCGCACTGCGCCGTCAAGTACTCCGGGGAGATGGGGGACGGCGTCGTCTTCGCCATGCACGTGGATCACTATGGAATCAAAAACCGGGGCGATCTGGTCAAGGCGGTGGGACATATCCCCCATCTGGTGAGCAACGGATGGACCTCCTTTGCCGTTGACGCGTCGCACCTGGACGATTACGACAACCTCATGGCGACGCGCGACGTCGCAATGAGCATTCCCGCCTATCTCGGACTGGAGGTCGAGGTTGGAGAGATCAAGGGGCCGGGCGAACTGACGACCGTGGAGGAGGCCCTCTATTTTATCGGGGGACTCAATGCTTGGGGAATCTACCCCGATTTGCTGGCCATCTCCAACGGCTCCCTTCATGGAACGTACGATGCCGGGAGCGGTCAGCACGAGGGCATCGACCTGAATCGCACGCGGGAGATCGCGGACGCGATCCGCCCTTATGGCGTTTCCATCGCCCAGCACGGCATCTCGGGAACGCCGCTGGACAAGGTGGGCGAATTCCACAAGTTCGGTATCCACAAGGGGAATGTCGCGACCCTCTTCCAGAACGTTCTTTTCGGTCTGAGGATGGACCCCGAGACGGGCAACGCCGACACCTCCACGGGGGCCTATGTGAAGGAGGCGGACCGCGGAATTTCCGAGGGGCTGTGGGAGCGGATGGTTGCCTGGGCGGACCAGGAGAAGATGAGTCGCAAGAGCGGCGACTACAAGAGGGCGAATCTCCCCTTCGGCGAAGCCATTCAGAGCGAGCCCGAGAGGATACAGGATCGCATTGTGGACGAGACCGAGGAGTGGGCCACCCGCCTGATCAGGGCGATGCGCTCGGAGGGCAGCGCCGAAAAGGTGCTTGAGATCATCGGCCGCCGCAGCGACCACAATGGAGCGCCGGAACGACGACCTCTGCATCCCCGCAGCGAATACGGGGCGGACAGGGCGCCCAATCGGCAAAAAACTCAGGGCGATTTCGACGACTAA
- the lpdA gene encoding dihydrolipoyl dehydrogenase — MNAKRIVVIGAGPGGYVAAVHAAHLGAAVTLIEKKAIGGTCLNVGCIPTKVLLHTAELLNELKSEAKRIGVLVDNARLDWSALMKRKALTVSRLSKGTLDLVKGNGVEYVEGHATLKSPKAVEVGGRVIEADAILIATGSVPDVPDIPGYDLEGVITSDDALSLAAPPQSMVVSGGGIIGMEFAAAYAAFGTQVTVVVTSPEILRNLDEDIALILRKNLEKKGVTFHTGTSITRVTRCEKGLKLELTSPSGPMELEAEKLLVAKGRKPYTEGLGLEALGIETKRGRIVTDRHMETNVKGIYAIGDCVNDYMLAHVASREGEVAVENMMGQAVEMDYTTTPGAIYTSPEIATVGLMEKEAAKKGLKVKVGRFPLMMNGKSMITGDTSGVMKVIADEETRKILGVQMVGGPATDMIAEGALALHFGATPEDILHTIHAHPTVSESMAEAAANVFGLGIHTPKA, encoded by the coding sequence ATGAACGCAAAGCGCATCGTCGTCATCGGAGCCGGTCCCGGGGGCTACGTCGCCGCAGTGCACGCCGCCCATCTGGGGGCTGCAGTCACCCTCATCGAGAAGAAGGCCATCGGGGGAACCTGCCTCAACGTGGGGTGCATTCCGACCAAAGTTTTGCTTCACACAGCGGAACTCCTGAACGAACTCAAGTCCGAGGCAAAGCGAATCGGTGTCTTGGTCGACAATGCCAGGCTGGACTGGAGCGCGTTGATGAAGCGGAAGGCCCTGACGGTCTCCCGACTTTCCAAAGGGACCCTGGACCTCGTCAAGGGCAACGGGGTCGAGTACGTGGAGGGACACGCCACCCTCAAGAGCCCCAAGGCGGTGGAGGTCGGCGGCAGGGTCATCGAGGCCGACGCCATACTCATCGCCACGGGATCGGTGCCCGACGTCCCGGACATCCCCGGCTACGATCTCGAGGGCGTCATCACCAGCGACGACGCTTTGTCTCTGGCAGCCCCCCCCCAGTCGATGGTCGTCTCCGGCGGGGGCATCATCGGTATGGAGTTCGCCGCGGCGTATGCCGCCTTCGGCACCCAGGTTACCGTTGTCGTGACCTCACCTGAGATTCTGCGGAACCTGGACGAGGACATCGCTCTCATCCTGCGCAAGAACCTGGAGAAAAAGGGAGTGACCTTCCACACCGGGACCAGCATCACTCGGGTAACGCGCTGCGAAAAAGGGCTGAAACTGGAGCTGACCTCCCCCTCCGGCCCCATGGAACTCGAGGCGGAGAAGCTCCTGGTCGCCAAAGGACGAAAGCCCTACACCGAGGGGCTCGGGCTGGAGGCCCTCGGGATCGAGACGAAGCGTGGCCGCATCGTCACCGATCGTCACATGGAGACCAACGTGAAGGGCATCTACGCCATCGGAGACTGCGTGAACGACTATATGCTGGCCCACGTCGCCTCGCGCGAGGGAGAAGTGGCCGTCGAGAACATGATGGGGCAGGCCGTCGAGATGGACTACACCACCACGCCGGGCGCCATCTACACCTCCCCCGAGATCGCAACGGTGGGGCTCATGGAGAAGGAGGCCGCCAAAAAGGGACTGAAGGTCAAGGTGGGGCGCTTCCCGCTGATGATGAACGGCAAGAGCATGATTACCGGGGACACGAGCGGGGTGATGAAGGTCATCGCCGACGAGGAGACCCGCAAAATCCTGGGGGTTCAGATGGTGGGAGGTCCCGCTACGGACATGATCGCGGAAGGGGCGTTGGCGTTGCACTTCGGTGCTACGCCCGAGGACATTCTGCACACGATCCACGCACACCCCACCGTCTCGGAATCCATGGCCGAGGCCGCGGCAAACGTATTCGGTCTGGGCATCCACACGCCCAAGGCATAA